The proteins below come from a single Candidatus Omnitrophota bacterium genomic window:
- the dnaB gene encoding replicative DNA helicase: MPNQDIIEKIPPQSIDAEMAVLGAMLLDKEVIPQAIEMLNAGCFYKDANRRIYAAIIKLFDDNRGVDLITVIEELKKTNSLEDAGGPDYVSSLASSVPTAANFIHYAKIVKEKMILRNLINTATQIVGECYDTSKDVDSLVDKAEQLIFEVSSNKVEKKFIPLRDIIKSSIETIDSLYQRKQNVTGISTGFRDLDIKTAGLQPSDLIVLAARPSMGKSALALCIAEHAAVVERAPVAFFSLEMSKEQLVQRMLCSHARVDAHKVRTGFLSQADWPKLVSAAGKLSEAPIYIDDTPGISVLELRAKARRLKSQFDVKLIVLDYLQLMQGHTRADNRQQEISEISRSLKALARELDTPLIAISQLSRAVEQRQDHRPQLSDLRESGAIEQDADLVILLLREWYYNPTEENKGIAEIIIAKQRNGPTGNFNLTFLGEYMRFENMTSRGEEFIEAEMERV; the protein is encoded by the coding sequence ATGCCTAACCAAGATATTATTGAAAAGATACCGCCTCAGAGCATAGACGCGGAGATGGCTGTGCTGGGCGCGATGCTCCTTGATAAAGAAGTGATCCCGCAGGCTATAGAGATGTTGAACGCGGGTTGTTTCTATAAGGATGCTAACCGCAGGATATACGCCGCTATAATAAAACTCTTCGACGATAACAGGGGCGTCGATCTTATAACAGTTATAGAAGAACTGAAGAAGACAAATTCGCTCGAAGACGCGGGCGGTCCCGATTATGTATCCAGCCTGGCATCGAGTGTCCCCACTGCGGCAAATTTCATACATTACGCAAAGATCGTAAAAGAGAAAATGATCCTGCGCAACCTTATCAATACGGCTACGCAGATAGTCGGCGAATGTTACGATACCTCCAAGGACGTGGATTCTCTCGTCGATAAGGCCGAGCAGCTGATCTTCGAAGTCTCATCCAACAAAGTTGAGAAGAAGTTCATACCCTTAAGGGATATCATTAAGAGTTCCATCGAGACCATAGACAGTTTATACCAGCGCAAACAGAACGTAACGGGCATATCGACCGGGTTCAGGGATCTCGATATAAAGACGGCAGGGTTGCAGCCGTCGGATCTTATAGTGCTGGCGGCGCGTCCCTCCATGGGCAAGAGCGCGCTGGCGCTATGCATAGCCGAGCATGCCGCGGTAGTGGAGCGCGCGCCGGTCGCCTTCTTCAGCCTGGAAATGTCGAAGGAGCAGCTCGTCCAGAGAATGCTCTGTTCGCATGCCAGGGTAGACGCCCATAAGGTCAGGACAGGTTTTCTCTCTCAGGCGGATTGGCCGAAGCTGGTGAGCGCGGCCGGAAAATTATCCGAGGCGCCTATCTACATAGACGATACGCCGGGCATATCCGTCCTGGAGCTGCGCGCCAAAGCAAGGCGGCTGAAGTCCCAGTTCGATGTAAAACTTATAGTCCTGGATTATCTCCAGCTTATGCAGGGCCATACCAGAGCCGATAACAGGCAGCAGGAGATATCCGAAATATCCAGGTCGCTTAAGGCGCTGGCAAGAGAGCTGGACACCCCATTGATAGCGATAAGCCAGCTTTCGCGCGCCGTAGAGCAGCGTCAGGATCACAGGCCGCAGCTTTCCGACCTTAGGGAATCAGGCGCGATAGAGCAGGACGCGGATCTCGTAATACTTCTTTTGAGGGAATGGTATTATAATCCCACAGAAGAGAATAAAGGCATAGCGGAGATCATTATAGCGAAGCAGAGAAACGGTCCAACGGGAAACTTCAACCTTACATTCCTGGGTGAGTACATGAGATTCGAAAATATGACGTCAAGAGGCGAAGAGTTTATCGAAGCGGAAATGGAGAGGGTATGA
- the ispE gene encoding 4-(cytidine 5'-diphospho)-2-C-methyl-D-erythritol kinase yields MNSIELTAPAKVNLVLKVLNKRKDSYHNLFTLFERISLADRIKISRIDKGIIVTCDRHVTDRPQDNIAYKAAELILKTAKADMGVKIHIKKRIPIAAGLGGGSSDAAAVLTGINKLFKLNISKDKLIRLGAKLGADVPFFMFDAPFAIGRGIGDRLEKSNLNTKLYHIIIYPGFKVATKDIYQALDLSRRLTNSHRDDRITLPKDWDGFEGLLRNDLETIVTAKRPVVGKVIRCLASSLLGRKAMVSGSGPSVFCLCRTGKEAIEVKNRLLNSVPERSRKRWQVFIAWTRM; encoded by the coding sequence ATGAACTCCATCGAACTGACAGCGCCGGCTAAGGTAAATCTGGTCCTTAAAGTTTTAAATAAACGCAAGGATTCCTACCATAACCTCTTTACTCTCTTCGAACGCATATCGCTTGCCGACCGAATAAAGATATCCAGAATAGATAAAGGGATAATTGTCACATGCGATCGGCATGTTACCGATAGGCCTCAGGATAATATAGCTTATAAAGCGGCCGAGCTTATCTTGAAGACCGCTAAGGCAGATATGGGCGTTAAGATCCATATAAAGAAGAGAATTCCGATAGCCGCCGGCCTTGGAGGGGGCAGCTCTGACGCAGCCGCGGTGTTAACAGGCATTAATAAGCTCTTCAAGCTTAATATAAGTAAGGATAAATTGATACGATTAGGAGCAAAACTCGGCGCAGATGTGCCATTTTTTATGTTTGACGCGCCTTTTGCTATAGGCAGAGGCATAGGCGATAGGCTTGAAAAGTCCAATTTAAATACGAAATTATATCATATAATCATATATCCCGGTTTTAAGGTGGCCACTAAAGATATCTATCAGGCGCTCGATCTCTCGAGGCGCTTGACAAACAGCCACCGCGATGATAGAATTACACTCCCTAAGGATTGGGATGGCTTCGAAGGGTTGCTACGCAACGACTTAGAGACGATCGTAACGGCGAAAAGACCGGTTGTCGGCAAGGTTATAAGATGCTTGGCCTCTTCACTACTGGGCAGGAAAGCTATGGTTTCGGGAAGCGGGCCAAGCGTATTTTGTCTATGCAGGACCGGAAAGGAGGCGATAGAGGTTAAGAATAGGCTGTTAAATAGCGTGCCGGAGCGTTCAAGAAAGCGCTGGCAGGTATTCATCGCTTGGACCAGGATGTAA
- a CDS encoding septation protein SpoVG family protein has translation MEITEVKIFMKEGQDKKLKAYATLTFDNMFVVRNVKVIEGTKGLFVAMPSRKLKEPCPKCNFRNVVRSKHCNNCGAALPMTEHKMPAPGAEGMPRESEHKDIAHPITAECRDYIQKKVLEAFDKEKKSPSAAQSHSAHAQASPASSAPQSSAPAKPSVTVEDEDIEL, from the coding sequence ATGGAGATCACTGAAGTTAAAATTTTTATGAAAGAGGGGCAGGATAAGAAATTAAAGGCTTACGCGACGCTGACATTCGACAACATGTTTGTGGTAAGGAACGTCAAAGTCATAGAAGGCACCAAGGGATTGTTTGTCGCGATGCCGTCCAGAAAACTGAAAGAACCTTGCCCGAAATGTAATTTCAGGAATGTGGTAAGGTCAAAGCACTGCAATAATTGCGGCGCCGCCCTTCCGATGACCGAGCATAAGATGCCGGCCCCCGGAGCCGAGGGTATGCCGAGAGAGTCCGAGCATAAGGATATAGCGCACCCGATAACAGCGGAGTGCAGAGATTATATACAGAAGAAGGTTTTGGAGGCGTTCGACAAAGAGAAGAAGTCGCCTTCTGCCGCGCAATCACATTCGGCGCATGCTCAAGCTTCGCCGGCATCATCTGCTCCGCAATCTTCCGCCCCGGCAAAGCCGTCCGTAACGGTGGAAGACGAGGATATAGAACTGTAA
- the pth gene encoding aminoacyl-tRNA hydrolase: MKFIIGLGNPGAEYKGTKHNIGFAVVEKLAKDNKIKIKEKLHFSLIGRGKIEGEDVVLALPQTFMNLSGNAVGEIMTRYKSNVEDMLVVCDDINLELGKIRLKKQGSSGGHKGLGSITHVLKRDDFARLKVGIATEVHKGDITRYVLSPFKRRLLRNVTHVIRLAEEAVSSMLTDGIDMAMNKYNRRKVGTS, from the coding sequence ATGAAATTCATAATCGGCCTCGGCAATCCCGGAGCGGAGTACAAAGGGACAAAGCATAATATAGGCTTCGCCGTTGTAGAAAAACTGGCCAAGGATAATAAGATAAAGATAAAAGAGAAGCTTCATTTCTCTCTTATTGGCCGCGGCAAGATCGAAGGCGAGGATGTGGTGCTTGCGCTTCCGCAGACTTTTATGAATCTTTCCGGTAACGCGGTCGGCGAGATTATGACGCGCTACAAGAGCAATGTCGAGGATATGCTGGTAGTATGCGACGATATCAACCTCGAGCTTGGAAAGATCAGGCTTAAGAAGCAAGGCTCATCGGGCGGCCATAAGGGCCTGGGGTCCATAACGCATGTTCTCAAGAGGGATGATTTCGCCCGTCTTAAGGTCGGCATAGCCACAGAAGTGCATAAGGGCGATATCACCAGATATGTGCTGAGCCCGTTTAAAAGAAGGCTCCTGCGTAATGTCACCCACGTTATAAGGCTGGCCGAGGAGGCAGTATCATCGATGCTCACAGACGGTATCGATATGGCTATGAACAAGTACAATAGGAGAAAAGTGGGCACCTCCTAA
- a CDS encoding AAA family ATPase, translating into MMKYFVTIELLLYLAILLTLGGGLIFSRKFRMLFKFNWAKYAIIIAVYALVRLAVWGMMSLESFYMKLTLAQLPMQILLVGVNAAIFVYFYSTVLGRGFSKSGKKSSIRGELVNVKWSDVIGMDNVKAEAREVVELIKDRTRVKKIGGKILRGILMLGPPGCGKTYLAKAVATETGLPFLAMSGSEFVEVFVGVGASRVRELFKKARELAYGNGGCIIFIDELDAIARKRVFSAFGGTEETNSTQNQLLAEMDGLQERELKSGEMAPEQNIIVIGATNSPEDNLDRALLRPGRFDRKLYIDLPTLDDREKLFTYYLGKILHDPAIDVARLARKAVYKSPADIENIIREAALIATREKRDSITLNDISEAMERVDLGLKHKLNITPKEREKTAYHEAGHLVVLYILHPTDDVFKASIIPRRGTLGVVHHQPREEVFTHDKNRLLADIKADLAGYVAEKMKFGTTSSGVAMDFKQAMAIAHNMVWRYGMADKSFLGDYTVIPESQISEKVKEELNAETSKLFQQCLKDVEDLLTKERVILDRFAKELLDKEELDYDEIDAIFKEYGKFGMFKGV; encoded by the coding sequence ATGATGAAATATTTCGTTACGATAGAGCTTTTGTTGTATCTGGCCATTTTATTGACGCTCGGGGGAGGGCTTATCTTTTCCCGCAAATTCAGGATGCTATTTAAGTTCAACTGGGCCAAATACGCGATAATAATAGCTGTATATGCTTTAGTCAGGCTCGCCGTATGGGGAATGATGTCTCTCGAGTCATTCTACATGAAGCTCACCCTGGCTCAGCTCCCGATGCAGATATTGCTGGTCGGGGTGAACGCCGCTATATTCGTCTACTTTTATTCAACGGTCCTGGGAAGAGGTTTCTCCAAGAGCGGCAAGAAGTCCAGCATCAGAGGCGAGTTGGTCAATGTTAAATGGTCCGACGTTATAGGGATGGATAACGTTAAGGCTGAAGCAAGAGAGGTTGTAGAGCTGATCAAAGACCGGACGCGCGTTAAAAAGATAGGCGGCAAGATCCTGCGGGGCATTCTCATGCTGGGGCCCCCGGGCTGCGGCAAGACCTATCTGGCAAAGGCCGTCGCGACGGAGACGGGACTGCCGTTCCTGGCGATGTCCGGAAGCGAATTCGTCGAGGTCTTCGTCGGAGTCGGCGCGTCAAGAGTGAGGGAGCTATTTAAGAAAGCGCGTGAGCTGGCTTACGGTAATGGCGGCTGTATTATATTCATAGACGAGCTTGACGCTATAGCGAGAAAGAGGGTCTTTTCGGCTTTCGGCGGTACAGAAGAGACGAACTCCACGCAGAACCAGCTTCTGGCGGAGATGGACGGCCTTCAGGAGAGAGAGTTGAAGTCGGGCGAAATGGCCCCCGAGCAGAATATCATAGTTATAGGCGCGACGAACTCCCCCGAGGATAACCTCGACAGGGCGCTCCTGCGGCCCGGAAGATTCGACAGAAAGCTTTATATAGATCTCCCGACGCTGGACGACAGAGAAAAACTGTTTACGTATTATCTGGGCAAGATCCTGCACGATCCGGCGATAGATGTGGCGCGCCTTGCCAGAAAAGCTGTATATAAGTCGCCCGCGGATATAGAGAATATAATCAGGGAGGCCGCTCTTATCGCCACAAGAGAAAAACGCGACAGCATAACGCTCAATGATATATCCGAGGCCATGGAGAGGGTGGACCTGGGGCTGAAGCATAAATTGAATATAACGCCGAAGGAAAGAGAGAAGACCGCCTATCATGAGGCCGGGCATCTCGTCGTCCTTTATATACTGCATCCGACGGACGACGTCTTTAAAGCGTCGATCATACCCAGGCGCGGCACACTCGGTGTGGTTCATCACCAGCCGAGGGAGGAAGTATTCACTCATGATAAGAACAGGTTATTGGCCGACATAAAGGCTGATCTGGCAGGATACGTTGCCGAGAAGATGAAATTCGGCACCACTTCGAGCGGCGTTGCGATGGATTTTAAGCAGGCTATGGCGATCGCGCATAATATGGTCTGGAGATATGGGATGGCCGATAAGAGTTTTCTCGGCGACTACACGGTAATCCCTGAGTCCCAGATATCTGAAAAGGTTAAAGAAGAACTGAACGCGGAGACCAGTAAGCTATTCCAGCAATGCCTGAAAGACGTCGAAGACCTGCTTACCAAGGAGCGGGTGATCCTTGACAGGTTCGCTAAAGAGCTTCTGGACAAAGAAGAGCTCGATTACGACGAGATAGACGCGATCTTTAAGGAGTACGGCAAATTCGGTATGTTTAAGGGTGTATGA
- a CDS encoding 50S ribosomal protein L25, whose amino-acid sequence MEKVIIKAHVRTETGKRVAKDLRAKGLVPANVYRSGEGATSIQVPIGELAEALHTKAGENVLITLKVSGGKSAIKDKTVLIKEIQREPIRDGILHVDFNEISLTETLKINVPLSSKGDPIGVKVDGGILEHIMWEIQVECLPTDIPEKIEVDVSNLKLGESLHVKDIVPPEGVKFLNDPELITMIVKAPKVEVPKEEVPAEGAEEPELIRKKKEEEEAEGAPGAAPAEAPKEAPKEAKKE is encoded by the coding sequence ATGGAAAAAGTGATAATAAAAGCCCATGTTCGAACAGAGACAGGTAAAAGAGTTGCGAAGGATCTGCGCGCCAAAGGATTGGTCCCGGCGAATGTTTACAGATCCGGCGAAGGCGCCACCAGTATTCAGGTCCCGATAGGCGAACTAGCTGAAGCTCTGCATACAAAAGCGGGCGAGAACGTGCTGATAACGCTCAAGGTATCGGGCGGTAAAAGCGCTATAAAAGACAAGACCGTTCTGATAAAAGAGATCCAGAGGGAACCGATAAGGGACGGGATCCTGCATGTCGATTTTAACGAGATATCGCTCACAGAGACCCTGAAGATCAATGTGCCGCTCTCCTCCAAAGGCGATCCGATCGGAGTCAAAGTAGATGGCGGAATACTCGAGCACATCATGTGGGAAATACAGGTGGAGTGTCTGCCTACAGATATACCGGAAAAGATAGAGGTCGATGTCTCCAATCTTAAGCTGGGAGAGTCGCTCCATGTGAAAGATATAGTGCCTCCGGAGGGCGTTAAGTTTTTGAACGACCCCGAGCTCATCACTATGATAGTGAAGGCGCCTAAGGTGGAAGTGCCGAAGGAAGAGGTGCCGGCAGAAGGCGCTGAGGAGCCCGAACTCATAAGGAAGAAGAAGGAAGAGGAAGAGGCCGAAGGCGCGCCTGGCGCAGCTCCAGCGGAAGCTCCTAAGGAAGCTCCAAAAGAGGCCAAGAAAGAATAA
- a CDS encoding single-stranded DNA-binding protein: MASLNKVLLIGNLTRDPELRYIPSGSAVATFTLGVNRFYTTQTGEKKEQSSFIRIVVWGRRAEVCGEYLSKGSPVFVEGRLQSRDWQTQDGQKRNTVEVIADNIQFLRAGAKQGAPASAGKQTAPVPEEMGTIDLNDEGAMPQSEPGKAPSGADEEAPF, encoded by the coding sequence ATGGCAAGCCTTAACAAAGTATTATTAATAGGAAACCTCACCAGGGACCCGGAACTCCGGTATATCCCGAGCGGATCAGCCGTCGCCACTTTCACGCTGGGCGTAAACCGTTTCTATACCACACAGACCGGAGAGAAGAAGGAACAGTCCTCGTTTATACGCATCGTAGTCTGGGGGCGCAGGGCGGAGGTCTGCGGGGAGTACCTCTCGAAGGGCAGCCCGGTATTCGTAGAGGGGCGATTGCAGTCAAGAGACTGGCAGACTCAGGACGGCCAGAAGCGCAATACGGTCGAGGTGATAGCCGATAATATACAGTTTTTAAGAGCGGGCGCTAAACAGGGCGCGCCCGCATCCGCAGGTAAACAGACCGCCCCGGTCCCGGAAGAGATGGGTACAATAGACCTGAATGATGAGGGCGCCATGCCGCAGTCCGAGCCCGGCAAGGCCCCGAGCGGCGCGGACGAAGAAGCGCCATTCTGA
- the rpsF gene encoding 30S ribosomal protein S6 → MNNYEGIFILKPDIKEDDLKAAYKVIGDLVVKNGGNVKKEDTWGKRPLSYPINKFKEAYYYKLDFEAPSDAVAKLEGACKMNAEILRLMVTRR, encoded by the coding sequence ATGAACAATTATGAGGGAATATTCATACTAAAGCCGGATATTAAGGAAGACGACCTGAAGGCCGCATATAAGGTTATCGGCGATTTAGTGGTCAAAAATGGCGGAAATGTGAAGAAGGAAGACACATGGGGCAAGAGGCCTCTTTCCTACCCGATCAATAAATTCAAAGAAGCGTATTATTATAAGCTCGATTTCGAGGCGCCGTCCGATGCCGTGGCCAAGCTCGAAGGCGCGTGCAAGATGAACGCTGAAATATTGAGGCTGATGGTGACAAGGAGATAA
- the rpsR gene encoding 30S ribosomal protein S18, with protein sequence MFKPFNKPERKKPLKKDGLKKKVYKKRPCRFCGDKVKNIDYLEYQKFQRFLTERGKIVPSRISGSCARHQRQLAKAIKKARELALLPFVAD encoded by the coding sequence ATGTTTAAACCGTTTAATAAACCGGAAAGAAAGAAGCCTCTCAAAAAAGATGGCCTGAAGAAGAAAGTTTATAAGAAGAGGCCTTGCAGGTTCTGCGGCGACAAAGTAAAGAACATAGATTATCTCGAATATCAGAAGTTCCAGAGGTTCCTGACGGAGAGAGGCAAGATAGTGCCGTCCAGGATATCCGGAAGCTGCGCAAGGCACCAGAGACAGCTTGCCAAGGCCATTAAGAAAGCCCGCGAGCTGGCGTTATTGCCGTTTGTGGCGGATTAA
- a CDS encoding transketolase family protein, with protein sequence MAEEKMKMVPTRDGFGRGLLQLGKENKDVVVLSADLTESTRAAWFQKDYPERFFGMGVAEQDMFGTAAGLALMGKIPFACTFGVFASGRAWDQIRVSIAYMNLGVKIVGTHAGISVGPDGATHQALEEIALMRILPNMTVVVPCDALEAQKATVEAAKIKGPVYLRFGRAPIPVITKEGNSFKIGKANILKAGKDITIFACGQMVYEAMLACNELEKEGISARLVNLHTPKPIDKDAIISAAYETGAIVTVEEHTVLGGLGSAIAEVVIQACPVPMKMVGVQDRFGVSGDPGELFKHFGLTPNNIVLAAKEALSMKK encoded by the coding sequence ATGGCTGAAGAAAAGATGAAGATGGTCCCTACGAGGGACGGGTTCGGGCGGGGGCTATTGCAATTAGGCAAAGAGAACAAGGACGTCGTAGTGCTCTCGGCCGATCTCACGGAATCTACCAGGGCGGCATGGTTCCAGAAAGATTACCCCGAACGCTTCTTCGGCATGGGCGTCGCCGAGCAGGATATGTTCGGTACCGCCGCGGGGCTTGCCCTGATGGGCAAGATACCTTTTGCCTGCACGTTCGGCGTGTTCGCCTCAGGCAGGGCATGGGACCAGATAAGAGTGTCTATAGCCTATATGAATCTGGGCGTGAAGATCGTAGGAACTCATGCGGGAATATCGGTCGGCCCGGATGGCGCGACGCACCAGGCATTAGAAGAGATAGCGTTAATGAGGATACTTCCGAATATGACGGTAGTCGTGCCGTGCGACGCGCTCGAGGCCCAGAAAGCGACGGTCGAGGCGGCTAAGATAAAAGGACCGGTTTATTTGAGGTTTGGCAGGGCGCCAATACCGGTGATAACAAAAGAAGGGAATTCGTTTAAGATCGGCAAGGCCAATATACTTAAGGCGGGCAAGGATATAACGATATTCGCCTGCGGCCAGATGGTCTATGAGGCGATGCTTGCATGCAATGAGCTGGAGAAAGAAGGGATAAGCGCGCGCCTTGTGAACCTTCATACGCCGAAACCGATAGACAAAGACGCCATTATAAGCGCGGCATATGAGACGGGCGCGATAGTCACAGTGGAGGAGCATACGGTGCTCGGCGGATTGGGCTCGGCTATAGCCGAGGTCGTCATCCAGGCCTGTCCGGTGCCGATGAAGATGGTGGGCGTACAGGACAGGTTCGGCGTCTCGGGCGATCCCGGCGAGCTCTTCAAACATTTCGGACTGACACCAAATAACATAGTCCTCGCCGCTAAGGAAGCCCTAAGTATGAAGAAGTAG
- a CDS encoding ribose-phosphate pyrophosphokinase — MKNGLLIFSGNANKDLALKICKFLKIELGDASVDKFSDGEIRVKINENVRGHDVFVIQSTSCPSNDNLMELLIMIDALKRASAQRITAVLPYFGYARQDRKDQPRVPITAKLVANVLTVAGADRILTVDLHAGQIQGFFDIPLDHLYAFTIFADYIKELELDKNMVIVSPDVGGIKTARAYAKKMHCDLAIVDKRRINDKQAEAMHIMGDVAGKNVVIIDDMVATAGSLVEAVAALKKAGALEVYASITHPVLAGPAVERLKDSQIKELVVTDTIPIPKEKMIPRIKVLSVASLLGEAIMRIHNEKSISVLFD; from the coding sequence ATGAAAAACGGCTTATTAATATTCAGCGGTAACGCCAATAAGGACCTTGCGCTCAAGATCTGCAAATTTCTGAAGATCGAGCTGGGAGACGCGTCGGTGGATAAATTTTCCGACGGTGAAATACGCGTCAAGATCAATGAGAATGTGCGAGGCCATGATGTATTCGTGATCCAATCCACATCATGCCCTTCGAACGATAATCTGATGGAGCTATTGATAATGATCGACGCGCTGAAGAGGGCCTCCGCCCAGCGGATAACGGCGGTCCTGCCTTACTTCGGATACGCGCGGCAGGATAGAAAAGATCAGCCCAGGGTGCCGATAACCGCGAAGCTCGTCGCGAATGTCTTAACCGTCGCCGGAGCGGACAGGATACTCACGGTGGACTTGCACGCCGGACAGATCCAGGGATTTTTCGATATCCCGCTGGATCATCTGTACGCGTTCACCATATTTGCCGATTACATAAAGGAACTTGAGCTGGATAAAAATATGGTAATAGTCTCGCCGGATGTCGGCGGAATTAAGACCGCCAGGGCATATGCCAAGAAGATGCATTGCGATCTCGCGATAGTCGATAAAAGGCGCATCAACGATAAACAGGCGGAGGCAATGCATATCATGGGAGACGTTGCGGGCAAGAATGTTGTCATAATAGATGACATGGTCGCTACAGCTGGATCCCTCGTCGAAGCGGTGGCCGCCCTGAAGAAGGCGGGCGCTCTTGAAGTCTACGCCAGTATTACGCATCCGGTGCTCGCCGGTCCTGCGGTAGAGAGATTGAAAGATTCACAGATCAAAGAGCTTGTGGTAACAGATACCATACCGATTCCGAAGGAGAAGATGATCCCGCGGATAAAGGTCCTATCGGTTGCTTCCCTGCTGGGAGAAGCTATAATGAGGATCCATAATGAAAAATCCATCAGTGTGTTGTTCGATTAG
- the rplI gene encoding 50S ribosomal protein L9, with the protein MKLILTQDVDKLGHAGDVVNVKEGYARNFLLPNNKAKAATPGNMKLLEARKKKEDLENERKVEAARAVANRLSNLSLTISMEAGEEDKLFGSVTGDMISDRLKDEGVEIDKKDILIEEPIKKLGVYQVTAKVHPLVKAALRVWIVKK; encoded by the coding sequence ATGAAGCTCATACTGACACAGGACGTAGATAAACTCGGGCATGCGGGAGATGTCGTTAATGTGAAAGAGGGGTATGCCAGAAATTTCCTTCTTCCTAATAATAAAGCAAAAGCCGCCACGCCCGGAAATATGAAGCTGTTAGAGGCGCGCAAGAAGAAAGAGGACCTGGAGAATGAGCGGAAAGTTGAGGCCGCCAGGGCAGTTGCCAATAGGCTCTCAAATCTCTCCCTCACCATATCTATGGAAGCCGGAGAAGAGGACAAGCTTTTCGGTTCCGTGACCGGAGATATGATTTCAGACAGATTGAAGGACGAAGGGGTAGAGATAGATAAAAAAGATATCCTGATCGAAGAGCCGATAAAGAAACTGGGCGTATATCAGGTAACTGCCAAGGTCCATCCGCTGGTAAAAGCGGCTTTAAGGGTGTGGATAGTAAAAAAGTAA
- a CDS encoding NTP transferase domain-containing protein, with product MKDTVAIVLAAGRGTRMKSETPKVLHNIFGKPIISYVLDSLKNAGITRIITVAGYGSDDLRKTIDTKIVIQKKLLGSGDAVQTAKKLLGSYSGNVIVICGDTPLVTSETIKKLISKHRASGSSATLTTIRLKDPAEYGRIVRGSSGDIVKIAEEIGASDFEKTIDEVNVGTYCFKAKDLFGALKHIKPDQRKKELFLTDTIEILNKAGKVVESVTLTDADEMIGINSRKDLAEATRFLKNKIIDEMMLSGVTVEDPLTTTIYPDAKIGQDTIIHPNTFIGPNVKIGKRCHIGPFARLTANVRVGQDVMVGNFVELVRTKIGDGCRVKHHTYLGDTSLGRKVNIGAGTITANYDGKNKNKTVVKDNAFIGVSSVLIAPITIGKNATVGAGCVVLRGRNVPDGKTVVGVPAKILEKRSGKARRESDEKRLINIQR from the coding sequence TTGAAAGATACAGTTGCGATAGTGCTCGCGGCAGGCCGCGGGACCAGGATGAAGTCGGAAACTCCGAAAGTCCTGCATAATATATTCGGTAAGCCGATAATCTCGTACGTGCTGGATTCACTCAAGAATGCGGGCATCACCCGTATTATTACAGTGGCCGGGTACGGCAGCGACGACTTACGTAAAACGATAGATACTAAGATCGTTATCCAGAAGAAGCTTCTCGGTTCCGGCGACGCTGTCCAGACAGCAAAAAAACTTCTGGGCAGCTACAGTGGTAATGTTATCGTTATTTGCGGCGATACGCCGCTGGTGACGAGTGAAACGATAAAGAAGCTCATCTCAAAGCATAGGGCCTCCGGCTCAAGCGCCACTCTGACTACGATAAGACTTAAGGATCCGGCAGAGTATGGCAGGATAGTCAGGGGCTCGTCCGGAGACATAGTGAAGATAGCCGAAGAGATAGGCGCCAGCGATTTCGAGAAAACCATAGACGAAGTGAATGTGGGGACTTACTGTTTCAAGGCAAAAGACTTATTCGGCGCGCTTAAACATATAAAGCCGGACCAGCGAAAAAAGGAATTATTTCTTACGGACACCATTGAAATATTGAACAAGGCAGGCAAGGTGGTAGAGTCCGTTACACTTACAGATGCCGATGAGATGATCGGCATAAATTCACGGAAAGATCTTGCGGAGGCGACCCGGTTCCTGAAGAACAAGATCATCGATGAAATGATGTTAAGCGGCGTAACTGTCGAAGACCCCCTTACTACTACGATATATCCGGACGCGAAGATAGGCCAGGATACTATAATACATCCCAATACATTTATCGGGCCCAATGTAAAGATCGGGAAGCGCTGCCACATAGGCCCATTCGCCAGGTTGACGGCTAATGTCAGAGTAGGCCAGGATGTCATGGTGGGAAATTTCGTTGAGCTTGTCAGGACGAAGATAGGCGACGGTTGCAGGGTGAAACATCACACGTACCTCGGAGACACCTCGCTTGGCAGGAAGGTGAACATAGGCGCCGGGACCATTACAGCAAATTACGACGGAAAGAATAAAAACAAGACGGTCGTAAAAGACAATGCGTTTATAGGTGTCAGTTCGGTATTGATAGCTCCTATAACGATAGGAAAGAACGCGACGGTCGGAGCGGGCTGCGTTGTCTTAAGAGGGCGCAATGTGCCTGACGGCAAGACGGTGGTAGGTGTCCCGGCGAAAATTTTAGAAAAGAGATCGGGGAAAGCAAGGAGGGAGTCAGATGAAAAACGGCTTATTAATATTCAGCGGTAA